A genomic segment from Amycolatopsis camponoti encodes:
- a CDS encoding glycoside hydrolase family 75 protein, protein MRRFLVALMGCALLALSFLTTGSAQAAVEAGPSASQLLAKTTSCQQISNGKYSFDEGGAATVPVCQANGAVFFKADMDIDCDGVRTSQCNEQTDCCFYPDTAFHTSTDQPLNAAQLPYIVLPQPTSTWDYRNYGIDGGSVVAVIYNNQVTYAVVGDTGPTSIIGEASYATAVNLGINPDPSNGGTEGPVTYIVFPNTHVNPIENHANATSLGEQVATQFAGGTTTPPTQNAGRITGVGGKCVDVAGANNANGTAVQLYDCNGSTAQQWTVGTDGTVRALGKCLDVTSAGTANGTTVQLYDCNGSNAQKWSANGSQNLVNAGSGKCLDATGNSSANGTRLQIWTCGTGANQKWTLP, encoded by the coding sequence GTGCGACGATTCCTCGTCGCGCTAATGGGGTGTGCCCTGTTAGCGCTTTCCTTCCTGACCACCGGCTCCGCCCAAGCCGCCGTCGAGGCCGGCCCGTCCGCGAGCCAGCTGCTCGCGAAGACGACGTCCTGCCAGCAGATCTCGAACGGCAAGTACTCCTTCGACGAAGGCGGCGCGGCGACCGTGCCCGTCTGCCAGGCCAACGGCGCGGTCTTCTTCAAGGCCGACATGGACATCGACTGCGACGGCGTCCGCACGTCGCAGTGCAACGAGCAGACCGACTGCTGCTTCTACCCGGACACCGCGTTCCACACGTCGACCGACCAGCCGCTCAACGCCGCGCAGCTGCCGTACATCGTGCTGCCGCAGCCGACGTCCACCTGGGACTATCGCAACTACGGCATCGACGGCGGCTCGGTCGTGGCGGTGATCTACAACAACCAGGTCACCTACGCAGTGGTCGGCGACACCGGCCCGACGAGCATCATCGGTGAGGCGTCCTACGCCACCGCGGTCAACCTCGGCATCAACCCCGACCCGTCGAACGGCGGCACCGAGGGCCCGGTGACGTACATCGTGTTCCCGAACACGCACGTCAACCCGATCGAGAACCACGCCAACGCCACCAGCCTCGGCGAGCAGGTCGCCACGCAGTTCGCCGGCGGCACCACCACGCCGCCCACCCAGAACGCGGGCCGGATCACCGGCGTCGGCGGCAAGTGCGTCGACGTCGCGGGCGCGAACAACGCCAACGGCACCGCCGTGCAGCTCTACGACTGCAACGGCTCGACCGCTCAACAGTGGACGGTCGGCACCGACGGCACGGTCCGCGCGCTCGGCAAGTGCCTCGACGTCACCAGCGCGGGCACGGCCAACGGCACGACGGTCCAGCTGTACGACTGCAACGGGTCGAACGCGCAGAAGTGGTCGGCCAACGGATCGCAGAACCTCGTGAACGCCGGCTCGGGCAAGTGCCTCGACGCCACCGGCAACTCGAGCGCCAACGGGACCCGGCTCCAGATCTGGACCTGCGGCACCGGCGCGAACCAGAAGTGGACACTGCCATGA
- a CDS encoding ROK family transcriptional regulator, protein MTQVVRQTTRDLRRHNRAALLSSLYLRGPVSRLELVAESGLSAATVTNVVSELIADGVVAEAGSVESDGGRPRTLLAVRPDFGHVVGVDVGETHVEVGLFDWALGTLGTVRHPLVGTRLDPDEVAGLVRTGIAEVLEGGEPDAVFGVGIGVPGAVRDGGIVHAPTLGWRGVAFADLIHPHIEALFPSGPSPEPRPGGEPPWAPQKMPVHLDNRARTLGQAEAWRGAGRGAERAIVALLGVGVGAAVATAGRSHPDITTSEWGHTVVKAAGAACRCGSHGCLEAYVGTEAVVRHYADRVGKEPVIGDESDDELARIVAESRSAGAAADVLAETAEYLGIGIANLINLLSPDRVVLSGSAGAIMGPAILPAVRDAVSRHALDYLAGRTEVVLGRLGPEAVALGAATLPIAQLLANGGRTG, encoded by the coding sequence GTGACCCAGGTGGTACGCCAGACAACGAGAGACCTCCGACGGCACAACCGCGCGGCGCTCCTGTCCTCCCTCTACCTCCGCGGCCCCGTCAGCAGACTGGAGCTAGTAGCTGAATCGGGACTTTCGGCCGCCACCGTTACCAACGTCGTCTCCGAGTTGATCGCCGACGGCGTCGTCGCGGAGGCCGGCTCGGTCGAATCCGACGGTGGGCGGCCGCGGACGCTGCTGGCCGTGCGGCCGGACTTCGGGCACGTCGTGGGCGTCGACGTCGGCGAAACGCACGTCGAGGTCGGCCTGTTCGACTGGGCGCTCGGGACGCTCGGCACCGTGCGTCACCCGCTCGTCGGCACCCGGCTGGATCCGGACGAAGTGGCCGGATTGGTGCGAACCGGCATCGCGGAAGTGCTCGAAGGCGGCGAACCGGACGCGGTGTTCGGCGTCGGCATCGGCGTGCCCGGCGCGGTACGGGACGGCGGGATCGTGCACGCGCCCACCCTCGGCTGGCGTGGGGTGGCCTTCGCCGACCTGATCCACCCCCACATCGAAGCGCTGTTCCCTTCGGGGCCGAGCCCCGAACCCCGGCCGGGGGGCGAGCCCCCCTGGGCCCCCCAAAAGATGCCGGTCCACCTCGACAACCGCGCCCGCACGCTCGGGCAGGCCGAGGCCTGGCGGGGCGCCGGCCGGGGTGCCGAACGCGCCATCGTCGCCCTCCTCGGCGTCGGGGTCGGGGCCGCCGTCGCGACGGCCGGGCGCTCGCACCCGGACATCACGACCAGCGAGTGGGGCCACACCGTCGTCAAGGCGGCCGGGGCGGCCTGCCGGTGCGGCTCGCACGGCTGCCTGGAGGCCTACGTCGGCACCGAGGCGGTCGTCCGCCACTACGCCGACCGGGTGGGCAAGGAACCGGTCATCGGGGACGAAAGCGATGACGAACTGGCGCGCATCGTGGCCGAGTCGCGGTCCGCGGGCGCCGCCGCCGACGTGCTCGCCGAGACCGCCGAGTACCTGGGGATCGGCATCGCGAACCTGATCAACCTGCTCAGCCCGGATCGGGTGGTGCTTTCCGGCTCCGCGGGGGCGATCATGGGACCGGCGATCCTGCCCGCCGTGCGCGACGCGGTGAGCCGGCACGCGCTCGACTACCTCGCCGGGCGCACCGAGGTCGTCCTCGGCCGGCTCGGGCCGGAGGCGGTCGCGCTCGGCGCGGCCACCCTGCCCATCGCGCAGCTGCTCGCGAACGGGGGACGGACCGGCTGA
- a CDS encoding ROK family transcriptional regulator — MASKRTTVRDLRRHNRSLLLSKLYFDGPLSRHELSQLTGLSAATVSNVTAELGEERLITEAGQVESDGGRPRVLLRVDPAYGHVAGVDIGETGVKVELFDLAMNRLATVEHPLPKAPDPATAVDQVTSGLREVFASAGIDDSAVLGVGIGVPGMVEQGSRVLVHAPTVGWEAVPLVSLLREAGVGLPLFVDNGAKTQGQAEMWFGAGRGARHAVIALIGSGVGAAVVTDGTTYRGSTSSAGEWGHTTIAYGGNDCRCGARGCLEAYIGAAGVLSRYRKVRGKEVPGEDEQAQFAALLEAAPRSKTASRVLDETAGYLGAGIANLINLFNPERIVIGGWAGLALGELLLPRIREAAGEHALQHPFSQTSIQLGSLGLDAVATGAATLPVADLLDQGATSRTAKPGAPDSDAA, encoded by the coding sequence ATGGCGAGCAAGCGCACCACCGTCCGTGACCTGCGGAGGCACAACCGTTCCCTGCTGCTGTCGAAACTCTACTTCGACGGCCCGCTGTCGCGACACGAACTCAGCCAGCTCACCGGATTGAGCGCGGCCACGGTCAGCAACGTGACCGCCGAACTGGGCGAAGAACGGCTCATCACGGAGGCGGGACAGGTCGAGTCGGACGGCGGCCGGCCCCGCGTGCTGCTGCGCGTCGACCCGGCGTACGGGCACGTCGCGGGGGTCGACATCGGCGAGACCGGCGTCAAGGTCGAGCTGTTCGACCTGGCGATGAACCGCCTCGCGACGGTGGAGCACCCACTGCCGAAGGCACCGGACCCGGCGACGGCGGTCGACCAGGTGACGTCCGGGCTGCGCGAGGTGTTCGCGAGCGCGGGCATCGACGACTCGGCGGTGCTGGGCGTCGGCATCGGCGTACCGGGCATGGTCGAGCAGGGATCGCGGGTGCTGGTGCACGCGCCGACGGTCGGCTGGGAAGCGGTGCCGCTGGTGTCGCTGCTGCGCGAGGCCGGCGTCGGGCTGCCCTTGTTCGTCGACAACGGAGCGAAGACGCAGGGCCAGGCGGAGATGTGGTTCGGCGCCGGCCGCGGAGCGCGTCACGCGGTGATAGCGCTGATCGGCTCGGGCGTGGGCGCGGCGGTGGTGACGGACGGGACGACGTACCGCGGGTCGACGAGCAGCGCGGGCGAGTGGGGCCACACAACGATCGCGTACGGCGGGAACGACTGCCGCTGCGGCGCGCGAGGCTGCCTGGAGGCGTACATCGGCGCGGCCGGGGTGCTGTCCCGCTACCGCAAGGTGCGCGGCAAGGAGGTCCCGGGCGAGGACGAGCAGGCCCAGTTCGCGGCCCTGCTGGAGGCGGCCCCCCGCTCCAAGACGGCATCCCGCGTCCTCGACGAGACGGCGGGCTACCTGGGGGCGGGGATAGCGAACTTGATCAACTTGTTCAACCCGGAGCGCATAGTGATCGGCGGCTGGGCCGGCCTGGCCCTGGGAGAGTTGCTGTTGCCGAGAATCCGCGAGGCGGCGGGCGAGCACGCGCTACAGCACCCGTTCAGCCAGACATCGATCCAGCTGGGCTCCCTAGGCCTGGACGCGGTGGCAACAGGAGCGGCAACGTTGCCAGTGGCAGACCTCCTGGACCAGGGAGCAACATCAAGAACGGCAAAGCCAGGAGCACCGGACTCCGACGCAGCCTGA
- a CDS encoding ricin-type beta-trefoil lectin domain protein — MRKRSLFSILGVTALAAATFAVPAQAAGETVNVWLTTTDDAKGVNVTRGLQQQTPISFTAGTGTGGQTINVNENTTYQQFEGAGASFTDSAAWLLNSSNLLSATTRNQVMQKLFDPNAGIGISFLRNPIGASDIARYSYTFDDVPAGQTDPNLTKFSIAHDQTDVLPLTKQALQLNPQIKVMASPWSAPPWMKDNDSYLLGWVESQFYPAYAQYFVKYAQAYQAAGVPINYLSVQNEPTCCASYPSTNWNGAGLAYFTKNNLLPALQNAGLSTKVLALDWNWDQYQSFAAPTMDDAAIRSHPNFGGMAWHGYGGDVSQQTTVHNQYPSVNAYSTEHSGGTWVSNQQAEDMTNIVDYTRNWSRTVTKWSLAMDQAHNPHNGGCDTCTGLVTVHNGDGRNGQVDYTVEYYTMGHLTKFVKPGASRIDSNDNSTVRNVAWKNPDGSKALIAYNTSTGNQSVRVNWGNSSFTYTLPGHTSATFTWAGTQGSGGGGTGKTGPITGLGGKCLDVANGSSANGTAVQLYDCNGSGAQAWTVGTDGTIRALGKCLDVTGQSTADGAQLQLWDCGGTANQRWAATAARDIVGAASSKCLDATGNSSANGTRLQIWTCTGAANQKWNVPA, encoded by the coding sequence ATGAGGAAGCGCTCTCTCTTCAGCATTCTCGGCGTGACCGCGCTCGCCGCGGCCACCTTCGCCGTGCCCGCGCAGGCCGCGGGCGAGACCGTGAACGTCTGGCTCACCACGACCGACGACGCCAAGGGCGTCAACGTCACCCGCGGCCTGCAACAGCAGACGCCGATCAGCTTCACCGCGGGCACCGGCACCGGCGGCCAGACCATCAACGTCAACGAGAACACGACCTACCAGCAGTTCGAGGGCGCCGGCGCGTCGTTCACCGACTCCGCCGCGTGGCTGCTCAACTCGAGCAACCTGCTCAGCGCCACCACCCGCAACCAGGTCATGCAGAAGCTGTTCGACCCGAACGCGGGCATCGGCATCAGTTTCCTGCGCAACCCGATCGGCGCGTCGGACATCGCGCGCTACAGCTACACGTTCGACGACGTGCCGGCCGGGCAGACCGACCCGAACCTGACGAAGTTCTCCATCGCGCACGACCAGACCGACGTCCTGCCGCTGACCAAGCAGGCGCTGCAGCTCAACCCGCAGATCAAGGTCATGGCGTCGCCGTGGAGCGCGCCACCGTGGATGAAGGACAACGACAGCTACCTGCTCGGCTGGGTCGAGTCGCAGTTCTACCCGGCCTACGCGCAGTACTTCGTCAAGTACGCCCAGGCGTACCAGGCCGCCGGCGTGCCGATCAACTACCTGTCCGTCCAAAACGAACCGACGTGCTGCGCGAGCTACCCGTCGACCAACTGGAACGGCGCCGGCCTGGCGTACTTCACCAAGAACAACCTGCTGCCCGCACTGCAGAACGCCGGACTGTCCACAAAGGTGCTCGCGCTCGACTGGAACTGGGACCAGTACCAGTCCTTCGCCGCGCCCACGATGGACGACGCGGCCATCCGCAGCCACCCGAACTTCGGCGGCATGGCGTGGCACGGCTACGGCGGCGACGTCTCGCAGCAGACGACCGTGCACAACCAGTACCCGAGCGTGAACGCGTACTCGACCGAGCACTCCGGCGGCACCTGGGTGTCGAACCAGCAGGCCGAGGACATGACGAACATCGTCGACTACACGCGCAACTGGAGCCGCACGGTCACCAAGTGGAGCCTGGCGATGGACCAGGCGCACAACCCGCACAACGGCGGCTGCGACACGTGCACCGGGCTGGTGACCGTCCACAACGGAGACGGGCGCAACGGCCAGGTCGACTACACCGTCGAGTACTACACGATGGGTCACCTGACGAAGTTCGTGAAGCCGGGCGCGTCCCGGATCGACTCGAACGACAACTCGACGGTCCGCAACGTCGCGTGGAAGAACCCGGACGGCTCGAAGGCGCTGATCGCGTACAACACCAGCACCGGCAACCAGAGCGTCCGCGTGAACTGGGGCAACTCGTCGTTCACCTACACCCTGCCGGGGCACACGTCGGCGACGTTCACCTGGGCCGGCACCCAGGGCAGCGGGGGCGGTGGCACCGGCAAGACCGGCCCGATCACCGGGCTCGGCGGCAAGTGCCTGGACGTCGCGAACGGCAGCAGCGCGAACGGCACCGCCGTCCAGCTCTACGACTGCAACGGCTCGGGCGCGCAAGCGTGGACGGTCGGCACCGACGGCACGATCCGCGCACTGGGCAAGTGCCTCGACGTCACCGGACAGTCCACAGCGGACGGCGCGCAGCTGCAGCTGTGGGACTGCGGCGGGACGGCGAACCAGAGATGGGCGGCGACCGCGGCGCGCGACATCGTCGGGGCAGCGTCGAGCAAGTGCCTCGACGCGACCGGCAACTCCAGCGCCAACGGCACCCGGCTGCAGATCTGGACGTGCACCGGTGCCGCCAACCAGAAGTGGAACGTGCCCGCATGA
- a CDS encoding GntR family transcriptional regulator: MVIEDSGLPGLEADRGLVSRKSTAERVAGVLRKRIAEGFFLPGGRLSEQDIGNALGVSRNTLREAFRLLTHERLLAHELNRGVFVRIPSVEDVVDIYRVRKIIECAAVRGVTAKPASFARIREKVEIGDEAARTGNWKDLGTANVWFHQELAALSGSERVNELVGRLTAELRLVFHIMAEPRRFHERYLPRNHEILDRIEAGDGPGAEQLLMKYLEDAEEQLVEAYADRAEAARAAVAVD; this comes from the coding sequence GTGGTCATCGAAGACAGCGGGCTCCCGGGCCTCGAGGCCGACCGGGGCCTGGTCAGTCGCAAGAGCACGGCCGAGCGGGTGGCGGGCGTGCTGCGCAAGCGCATCGCGGAGGGCTTCTTCCTGCCCGGCGGCCGGCTGTCGGAGCAGGACATCGGCAACGCGCTCGGCGTCTCGCGCAACACGCTCAGGGAGGCGTTCCGGCTGCTCACGCACGAGCGGCTGCTCGCCCACGAGCTCAACCGCGGGGTCTTCGTCCGCATCCCGAGCGTCGAGGACGTCGTCGACATCTACCGCGTCCGCAAGATCATCGAGTGCGCGGCCGTCCGGGGGGTGACGGCGAAGCCGGCTTCGTTCGCCCGGATTCGCGAGAAGGTCGAGATCGGCGACGAGGCCGCGCGCACCGGCAACTGGAAGGACCTCGGCACCGCGAACGTGTGGTTCCACCAGGAGCTGGCGGCCCTGTCGGGCAGCGAGCGCGTCAACGAGCTGGTCGGCAGGCTGACCGCCGAGCTGCGGCTGGTGTTCCACATCATGGCCGAGCCCCGGCGCTTCCACGAGCGCTACCTGCCCCGCAACCACGAGATCCTGGACCGCATCGAGGCCGGCGACGGCCCGGGCGCGGAGCAGCTGCTGATGAAGTACCTCGAGGACGCGGAGGAACAGCTGGTCGAGGCGTACGCCGACCGAGCCGAGGCAGCTCGGGCGGCGGTCGCGGTGGACTAG
- a CDS encoding chitinase has protein sequence MKKTAAFGALIAASALVFAPGVAQAATGPITGLAGKCVDVNAASTANGTAIQLYDCNGSGAQQWTTGSDGSLQALGKCLDVTSAGTANGTTVQLWDCNGSNAQKWTANAAKNLVNTGSGKCLDATGNSSANGTRLQIWTCASTANQQWTLPSGGTTPPPSGPGVMAVAPYLYNGWGNPPSPQTIQNATGVKWFTLAFVLSNGYCNPMWDGGRALTGGVDQNTINAVRAGGGDVIPSFGGYSGNKLESSCGSAGELAAAYQKVISAYGLKAIDIDIEADAYSNPTVQQRTVDALKTVRANNAGIKLYVTFGTGQSGPDNSLVNRAAQSGLTVDGWVIMPFDFGGAGQNMGTLTQRAAEGLKNVVKSAYGYDDDTAYRHMGISSMNGITDNSETVTLNDFNAILAYANQHHLARLTFWSANRDRPCPGAYPNDDTCSGVSQQAWDFTRIFARYAG, from the coding sequence ATGAAGAAGACAGCAGCATTCGGCGCCCTGATCGCGGCGTCAGCACTGGTGTTCGCTCCGGGTGTCGCGCAGGCGGCGACCGGGCCCATCACCGGCCTGGCCGGCAAGTGCGTCGACGTCAACGCGGCGAGCACCGCGAACGGCACGGCGATCCAGCTCTACGACTGCAACGGCAGCGGCGCCCAGCAGTGGACGACCGGCAGCGACGGATCGCTGCAGGCCCTGGGCAAGTGCCTCGACGTCACGAGCGCCGGAACGGCCAACGGCACCACCGTCCAGCTCTGGGACTGCAACGGCTCCAACGCCCAGAAGTGGACGGCCAACGCGGCGAAGAACCTGGTCAACACCGGCTCGGGCAAGTGCCTGGACGCGACCGGCAACTCCAGCGCGAACGGCACCCGGCTGCAGATCTGGACCTGCGCGAGCACGGCCAACCAGCAGTGGACACTCCCGTCCGGCGGCACCACCCCGCCGCCGTCCGGGCCGGGCGTGATGGCCGTCGCGCCGTACCTCTACAACGGCTGGGGCAACCCGCCGAGCCCGCAGACGATCCAGAACGCCACCGGCGTCAAGTGGTTCACGCTGGCGTTCGTCCTGTCCAACGGCTACTGCAACCCGATGTGGGACGGCGGCCGGGCGCTGACCGGCGGCGTCGACCAGAACACGATCAACGCGGTGCGCGCGGGCGGCGGGGACGTCATCCCGTCGTTCGGCGGCTACTCCGGCAACAAGCTGGAGTCGTCGTGCGGCAGCGCGGGTGAGCTGGCCGCGGCGTACCAGAAGGTGATCAGCGCCTACGGCCTCAAGGCGATCGACATCGACATCGAGGCCGACGCCTACAGCAACCCGACGGTGCAGCAGCGCACGGTCGACGCGCTGAAGACGGTCCGGGCGAACAACGCGGGCATCAAGCTGTACGTCACGTTCGGCACCGGGCAGTCCGGACCGGACAACAGCCTGGTCAACCGGGCGGCCCAGTCGGGGCTCACGGTCGACGGCTGGGTGATCATGCCGTTCGACTTCGGCGGCGCCGGCCAGAACATGGGCACGCTCACGCAGCGCGCGGCCGAAGGGCTCAAGAACGTCGTCAAGTCGGCTTACGGCTACGACGACGACACGGCCTACCGGCACATGGGCATCTCGTCGATGAACGGCATCACGGACAACAGCGAGACGGTCACGTTGAACGATTTCAATGCGATCTTGGCCTACGCGAACCAGCACCACCTGGCCCGGCTGACGTTCTGGTCGGCCAACCGCGACCGGCCGTGCCCGGGCGCCTACCCGAACGACGACACGTGTTCGGGTGTTTCCCAGCAGGCGTGGGACTTCACGAGGATCTTCGCCCGCTACGCCGGCTGA
- a CDS encoding glycoside hydrolase family 16 protein has protein sequence MSTSFRKFRGLRRAAALFAAGSLLFLGQQALTAPAAEAAATFTDDFNGPAGAAVDGSKWQLETGDNVNNHERQYYTSGTNNAQLDGQGHLVITAKRENPGNYNCWYGRCEYTSARMNTAGKFSQAYGHFETRMKLPRGQGMWPAFWMLGGGNWPTDGEIDVMENVGFEPNTVHGTIHGPGYSGSGGIGAAYNGPNFSDDFHTYAVDWAPNQIKWYVDGNLYQTRTPSDLNGNRWVYDHNFFIILNLAVGGYWPGDPNSSTQFPQQLVVDYVHVTNDTGGGTPSGRTGRITGIGGKCVDVAGANSANGTPIQITDCNNNAAQNWTIGTDGTIRALGKCMDVSAAGTADGTPVQLYDCNGTAAQQWAISGARDIVNPNANKCLDATGNSSANGTRLQIWTCGGGANQKWTTP, from the coding sequence ATGTCCACCTCGTTCCGCAAGTTCCGCGGCCTCCGAAGAGCAGCAGCCCTCTTCGCCGCCGGCTCCCTGCTCTTCCTCGGCCAGCAAGCGCTGACCGCCCCCGCCGCCGAAGCCGCCGCCACCTTCACCGACGACTTCAACGGCCCCGCCGGTGCCGCCGTCGACGGGTCCAAGTGGCAGCTCGAAACCGGCGACAACGTCAACAACCACGAACGCCAGTACTACACGTCCGGCACCAACAACGCCCAGCTCGACGGCCAGGGCCACCTCGTCATCACCGCGAAGCGCGAAAACCCCGGCAACTACAACTGCTGGTACGGACGCTGCGAGTACACCTCCGCGCGGATGAACACCGCCGGCAAGTTCAGCCAGGCCTACGGCCACTTCGAGACGCGCATGAAGCTCCCACGCGGGCAAGGCATGTGGCCGGCGTTCTGGATGCTCGGCGGCGGCAACTGGCCGACCGACGGCGAGATCGACGTCATGGAGAACGTCGGGTTCGAGCCGAACACCGTGCACGGCACCATCCACGGCCCCGGCTACTCCGGTTCCGGCGGCATCGGCGCGGCCTACAACGGCCCGAACTTCTCCGACGACTTCCACACCTACGCCGTCGACTGGGCGCCGAACCAGATCAAGTGGTACGTCGACGGCAACCTCTACCAGACACGCACGCCGTCCGACCTGAACGGCAACCGCTGGGTCTACGACCACAACTTCTTCATCATCCTCAACCTCGCCGTCGGCGGGTACTGGCCCGGCGACCCCAACAGCAGCACGCAGTTCCCGCAGCAGCTGGTCGTCGACTACGTCCACGTCACCAACGACACCGGCGGCGGCACCCCGAGCGGGCGCACCGGGCGGATCACCGGCATCGGCGGCAAGTGCGTCGACGTCGCCGGCGCGAACTCCGCCAACGGCACGCCGATCCAGATCACCGACTGCAACAACAACGCGGCGCAGAACTGGACCATCGGCACCGACGGCACGATCCGCGCTCTCGGCAAGTGCATGGACGTCAGCGCAGCCGGCACCGCGGACGGGACGCCGGTGCAGCTCTACGACTGCAACGGAACCGCCGCCCAGCAGTGGGCGATCTCCGGGGCGAGGGACATCGTGAACCCCAACGCGAACAAGTGTCTCGACGCCACCGGCAACTCCAGTGCGAACGGCACCCGCCTGCAGATCTGGACCTGCGGCGGCGGCGCCAACCAGAAGTGGACCACTCCCTGA
- a CDS encoding MFS transporter, with protein MTATTATEARPFDWFRTLGKRGQRAFAGAFGGYGLDSFDYQTLPLGLAAITAYFGISSGEAGLLGTTTLVVSAIGGVGAGMLADRIGRVRTLQITIAMYTIFTVLCGFAPNFETLLIFRALQGLGFGGEWAAGAALVAEYSQARYRGRTVAFVQSAWAVGWGLSVIVYTVVFSLASPDLAWRIMFWTGVIPALFVLWVRKSVKDAPRAEERLKAERPKGTLVKIFKADLLRTTFFAALLATGVQGGYYTISTWLPSYLKKTRELTVIGTGGYLAFLITGAFVGYVCGGYLTDLMGRKKTFLTFALLSAALIVAYTQIPKGANGLVLVLGFPLGFSMSAIFSGFGAYLAELYPTSLRGTGQGFTYNFGRAVGAIFPTVVGFLGAGGAIVFGALGYGIAVLALLGLPETRGIELVD; from the coding sequence ATGACTGCGACAACTGCTACCGAGGCCCGGCCGTTCGACTGGTTCCGCACGCTCGGCAAACGCGGGCAACGCGCGTTCGCGGGCGCTTTCGGCGGCTACGGCCTGGACTCGTTCGACTACCAGACCCTGCCGCTCGGCCTCGCCGCGATCACCGCGTACTTCGGCATTTCGAGCGGTGAAGCCGGCCTGCTCGGCACGACGACGCTGGTCGTGTCGGCCATCGGCGGGGTCGGGGCCGGCATGCTGGCCGACCGGATCGGCCGCGTCCGCACGCTCCAGATCACCATCGCGATGTACACGATCTTCACCGTGCTCTGCGGGTTCGCGCCGAACTTCGAGACGCTGCTCATCTTCCGCGCACTGCAGGGCCTGGGCTTCGGCGGTGAGTGGGCGGCCGGCGCCGCGCTGGTCGCGGAGTACTCGCAGGCCCGCTACCGCGGCCGGACCGTGGCCTTCGTGCAGAGCGCCTGGGCGGTCGGCTGGGGCCTGTCGGTGATCGTCTACACCGTCGTGTTCAGCCTGGCGAGCCCCGACCTGGCCTGGCGCATCATGTTCTGGACCGGCGTCATCCCGGCCCTGTTCGTGCTGTGGGTCCGCAAGAGCGTCAAGGACGCCCCGCGCGCCGAGGAACGCCTGAAGGCCGAACGCCCGAAGGGCACGCTCGTCAAGATCTTCAAGGCCGACCTGCTGCGCACGACGTTCTTCGCCGCGCTGCTCGCCACCGGCGTCCAGGGCGGGTACTACACGATCTCGACGTGGCTGCCGTCCTACCTGAAGAAGACGCGCGAGCTGACCGTGATCGGCACCGGCGGGTACCTCGCGTTCCTCATCACCGGCGCCTTCGTCGGCTACGTCTGCGGCGGCTACCTGACCGACCTGATGGGACGCAAGAAAACGTTCCTGACGTTCGCGCTGCTGTCGGCCGCGCTGATCGTCGCGTACACGCAGATACCCAAAGGCGCCAACGGGCTCGTGCTCGTCCTCGGCTTCCCGCTCGGCTTCTCGATGTCCGCGATCTTCAGCGGCTTCGGCGCCTACCTCGCCGAGCTGTACCCGACGTCGCTGCGCGGCACGGGTCAGGGCTTCACGTACAACTTCGGCCGTGCCGTGGGCGCGATCTTCCCGACCGTCGTGGGCTTCCTCGGCGCGGGCGGCGCGATCGTGTTCGGCGCGCTCGGCTACGGCATCGCCGTGCTCGCACTGCTGGGCCTTCCCGAGACCCGGGGTATCGAACTCGTCGACTGA
- a CDS encoding DNA alkylation repair protein — MPEPTVNDVLAELAALDEPRAREINAKHGDDHGVNLTKLRAVAKRLKTQQELARELWATDDTAAKLLATLICRPKAFERAELDAMLRTARTPKVHDWLVNYVVKKSPHAEELRVAWFADPDPVIASAGWALTTDRVAQGHDDLGNLLEIIEKEMKDAPERLQWAMNHCLAQIGIEHAEHRARAIEIGERLEVLKDYPTPPNCTSPFAPIWITEMVRRKG, encoded by the coding sequence GTGCCCGAACCGACGGTGAACGACGTCCTGGCCGAGCTGGCCGCGCTCGACGAGCCGCGTGCCCGCGAGATCAACGCGAAGCACGGCGACGACCACGGCGTGAACCTCACCAAGCTGCGCGCGGTGGCGAAGCGGCTGAAGACGCAGCAGGAGCTGGCCCGCGAGCTGTGGGCCACCGACGACACGGCGGCAAAGCTCCTGGCGACGCTGATCTGCCGCCCGAAGGCGTTCGAGCGCGCCGAGCTGGACGCGATGCTGCGGACCGCGCGCACGCCGAAGGTGCACGACTGGCTCGTCAACTACGTGGTGAAGAAGAGCCCGCACGCCGAGGAGCTGCGCGTGGCGTGGTTCGCCGACCCGGACCCGGTGATCGCGAGCGCCGGCTGGGCGCTGACCACCGATCGCGTGGCACAGGGGCACGATGATCTCGGCAACCTGCTCGAAATCATCGAAAAGGAAATGAAGGACGCGCCGGAACGCCTGCAGTGGGCGATGAACCACTGCCTGGCCCAGATCGGGATCGAGCACGCCGAGCACCGCGCCCGAGCCATCGAAATAGGCGAACGCCTCGAGGTCCTGAAGGACTACCCGACGCCCCCGAACTGCACGTCGCCGTTCGCGCCGATCTGGATCACCGAGATGGTGCGCCGCAAGGGATAG